Within the Setaria viridis chromosome 3, Setaria_viridis_v4.0, whole genome shotgun sequence genome, the region CTATCAAGGGTTCCTCCTGGCAAAACGGCCAGCTACACCAGCGACCTACGAGTAGATCAGCGTCTCTTCTTGCTTGCTTTCGAGCTGCTCTTCGATGGGCTCGCAACCAGGTAGATAAACAGTCCCACGAACGAGACAACAGACACCAGTGACCCGTATTTCATCACAAGCCTCTGTATCATGGATAGCGATTTGTTAGCATCCCACTCAAACGAATGCTAGAAACATACTTGAGAGCAGCTGATTTAGATGGACTTGTAAAATTGACTGTAActgaaggaaagaaagaaaataccTTAGCCTGAACATAGCAGGAGAGAAAATTCGGATTTCCACACACGGGAGTAGCACCGGAAACAGTATCCAAACATCAGTATCCAAAAGAAACATAAACTAGGATGTGAATGCAATGGCATGATTACTTACCCATTCAAACTTCTTCTCCGGAGGTCTCTCAGCGAGAATATCCAGTGGGAAGATGGGAGTTGAGTAGGCCTCCTTCAGCATATACAAAACATTGATTTAGTAAAATAGCATTGGCCAAGCAATTGCAATGTAGGAAAATAAAGAGGGATAATACAAGATGCATAGCATGAGAAACACTACTGAATTATGTAAAGTAAAAGGTAAAAGACAAAACCTGAAGAGCAGTCTTTGTGGGAACACGGTATGTGATAACAGCTGGTGAACCCTGGAATCTGCCCTGTGTTTTGGTCTCCAGGACAAATGTGTGTGAAGCAGTGGCACCACTGAAAGAGTAAAAAATGAATCATTTTCTGTTCACTACATAGATACACCTATAGCAGAGATATGCATTACGAAATGTACTCACGGGTCAAGTCTTTCCAATGTCTTTGATTTCTCTCCAGTGACAAGCTCAAATGCTTCTGTTGGCCAAGAGTCATCATTAATGGTCACATCATAGGCAGTCCTGCAAGAGATTTTACAGTAAGTCCATGCAGATGCTATTAAAATATATGTAGTTGACTTGCTATCATATGAAACAGAAAAGAATCTAAGTTACATATTATCAAGCAAGTGGCACAGCAAAGCCAACCCAAAAGCGACGTGTCATTTTAGATCCTCAACATCAAAGAAGCCCATATTGTAATTTGTAACATAGGACCCATGTTACTATAAAAGCAACGAAGCCAAATAGGAAACATTAATTCAAACTCCCTGTCTAATTTTATTAATTAATTTCTACATTTCCCTGTAAAAACTTCAAATAAATggatttttgggaaaaaaaattaagggTGTGCTGCACTTGTAGAACTCCCCAAACCTATCTCTGATAATGATAGAGCAAAGGTATAGTAATCACAGATTTGAGCCATGCACATCATTTAAGGACTCTGAATCAAGTAAAATAGCATGTGAATGCCCAAATTCAGACCTAAGCACATCAAGTATTGTTGGAACTGTGGTACAAGAGAAAGCAGTAGCACTAGCACATGGTGATTCCTTCAACAAACAGTTGTTGTAGGACAAAGGGAGTAAATCTACAGCGCATAGAAATGCAGTAAAAGTTTCCAGGCCATTTTATTAGGTGATGTAATGTCCAACATAATCAACCTGCCATATTGTGCTTGACTTGTAGATCTAGTCAGATAAGCTATAAATATGTGACCAATAGATCAAAACAAGCAAGACATCTTTAGATAAGTTAAGAAACACAATTTGTGATGTCCCAAACAAATGACTAGTAAACACAGAgtgcatgcttcaactgcaaaGGTGTAATTGTCTTAATTCTGAAGCAAACTTAACTCACAGTTTTGCAGAAAAATAGAAAGTGCATTTCCTTTTGGCAGTGTAGACCAATGAGATTCTTAGGAACAAACAGTGCATCATTTCTACATCAAGGGGATTAGTAAGCTCTTTTCATGCAAAACAAACTATAATACCATCAACCATCTGCGCGACTGACCTATGGAGGTTTGGCAATTGACAAAATAGATGATGTAATGTTCCGAATGGACCCTgtgagtagtttccttttgtgAATCACCTACCTACATGCATGTTAGCACCAGCACAATCCTACATGCAGTGACTGAAATACCGACCCCTTACAAGCTGTTTAGCTAGATAACCATAAGCATGCACTACATATGCAGGAGAATGATTCATCAGGTCCCAATTGCGAATAGCGAAATAACAAGCTCTTGATCTAGCAGTCAATTAGGAACATGGGGACATAAGGTTTGGGATAATTGGGGGATCAACGATAAGAGGAGCAAGCAGTGGTTGCAATTTTATCAGATGCTGCCGTTCCCAAAGCACAATTAAGCAAATATATCATCTAGATTTAGCAGACCTACACTAAAAATGGTAAACTAAATTCCCCGCTGAGGTTTAAGAAGGAAACCTCGCATGACTCCCTCACCCCTCACCCCACGACGCAGATCCAAGCACGAGAAGGCACGTTCAAATCTCTCAGAAAAGGAAGGCGCACCGAGTCGGATCAGATCAGATCCCGTGAGCAAGCGGAACTACCACTACAAGCAACAAACCAAATCAGCGGTGCGGGGTGGGAGGAAGCGGAGATACTCACGCGGATCCATGGTTGTAGAGGTCGAGGGAGACGGCGACGCGCTCGACGCCGGGCTTGGGGCGGGAGAGCGACACCTTCTTGTGCGCGACGACGAAGGGCGCGTCGgaagcggacgcggcggcggcgaggccgacgaggaggagggcgacgaGCGCGAGGGACCGCGCCATGGCTGAGGCTCGACCTCGCTGGGTAGGGTTCGAGGGCTCTCTCAGCTGAGGCGTAGCGGCGGCGGAATGGATCTCGTCTCCCCTTGCTCGCTCTCCTCTCGCCTGGTAATAGCCCGGTGGCCGCGTGACGTGGCTCGGGAGGCTGCACGTGGGACCCACTACCCAGGACCTCGCGCTCGTCAGCGCGCGTGACTGCGTGAACGGCTTCGCCTTTCAGCTCCAGCCGCCGAAAAGAGCAcgggttctttttttttctgtctcATTATCCTGGAAAAAAAGAGTATGATACGACATGAATATTTCTGCGTAAATCGTTCCAGGAAAATTCTCAAGTTCCTGCACAAGCCTCTGTTTAACAGGGCAGCATGTTCATCGTAAAGGGATTCTCAAAATTGTCCTGACAAAATTCTCCAGATTTCAGCCTTTGGGCCATATGCAGGTAGACCTGCCATTTCGATTAGACAGTAAATTCGTTCTGAGACCTGCTGCACCATGGCAGATTTACATAATGCGCTATCAAATGGCAATCGATTTTACAATACGAAATAAAGCATATTCGAGCACAACAGCGCGCTTCTGTTCCTCGGACTTCAAAATGCTTGTGCTTGATTCGTGGGTTAACGGTAATCAGCTTCCTGGAAGATCTAACTGCAGGAGCTCTGGCAATTGGGGATAACATGTAAATGCTGGAGCGGAGTGTTGCGCATTATCAGCCTAGAAGGGCTTCCCTGCAGCTTCCATCATCGCTTTTGTTCGGATCAGTCTCTCGATTTGCCTCACAATCTGGGGAGAAAATGTTACAGTGTTAATATCAGCTGTATTCGGGTAAAGTTATGAAGTGCTACGCCTAATTGCCCAAAGTAAAGACACATGCAACTCTGCCTGTGTCATGGATATACTAGTATTGCTGACTTACTTCAAGAACCATGTCCTCAAGGGTCACTGAGTCAACGCTGCTGTAGCCCAGCTGAGAAGCCACATCTGAAAGGTATTGAGGCATGTCAGTAAAAGTTCACCTAATTGTAAATATTGATCGTCCATCAATTTTACTCAAAAATCAAAAGATAGGAATGCAGTTTGAGGATTTATCTTTACTTTGTACTGAAACAGTGATATCAGAAATTCCATAGCGTTCTTTCAGATCATCATGCTGCTGACGGAGCTTGCTCATCGCCTACACGGGTAGATAGATAATAAAACCAAGTTAGAGGTAAACATGCTAATAACTAACCAGAGGATGTGGAAGCATCTTCACACAGGAAGAGGACACTAGTTACTAGAATATACTTGactttcagagtttcagtcagTTATTATGTCCAGAGTGCATGGCACAACCAGCTATTGAGAAGAGAGGTAACCTGTGAAAAAGAGTCTGGATCTGTAGTAGCTTGTGTTCCCGTGCTCTTCAACATATCGTTTGCCGCCATCTCAAGAGGTACATCAATCCAAATGGAGACACCATGCCTCAGTAAGCCCCTGGAGGTTTGTTAAACATAAATATCAGCATTGGTAGACTGACTTAACGTGCGCGAGAAACAGAATAGACTATGGAGACATCCATACGTACAGATTAGTTGAGTTCATGACGGCACCATCCCCACAGCAAAGCACAAGGCTACCCATGGACGTGAGCTGCTTTAACCCTTCAGTCTAGCAGCAGGACAGAAGAATGATAAATTGGTGCTAAGCAATTTAGGAGCAGCAAAATTTGGAGCAACAAAAATAGTCAATAATTACAGAAAGAAAGGAATAAAGAAGGGAAGCACCTCAACTTCAAGATATCCCTTCTCATCGGATTCCTTGAAGGCTCTAAGGGCATCCTTGCCCCCAAGAACATCCTCGAGCAGTTCCTCACTGCAGAGGTAGCGGTATATTATGGAATTGGCAAGGAGCTTGCCGATATTGCGCTTGGCTGTGCAATCCGTGCCTATGCATGAAGGAATAATCCAGTTAGTGTCTGCATCTTGTTGGACTGGCCAGGTCTGTATGGTTTTTGCCCCAAAATGAACTAATCCATAATGTTGACATAGAGTGGTAATGTTTATGGCTATGGTTCTAATAAActcagaaggaaaaaaaacatggatCGGAAGATAACACGGACAAGGAATTGTAGAGCTTGCATGGGCTGTCAGGCTAGGTGGTGCCACCGATTCTAGCATGAGCATGAAGATTGCAGTAACTTCAGAGCAGCAAGCAAGATATGGTTTTCTTGAAAGAAATTGCACCTGCAGTTTACACCTTCAACTAAAGGAAAAACTGGAAGGTTGCGGCAGCTTTTCAGAACAGGAACCAAACAAAAGGGCTTCAGAGAATGCCATCTCGACAACAACTGTTGCAATTTGCTAACCTTTGGTCCCATATCCAAGGCACGACTCTATCATATCAAGGGCAGAAGATAGCCTGGTGTTCATCTTTtaatggaaactactcggaaaATCAGCTTATGAGGCACAATTTTTTGGCTCATTTACAAAAACAGATTGGAGGCTGATTTGGAACCAGGTGTTATAGGTTGAATACGAATGCAAGTTTTGTCTGTCTCCTACTGCAATACAAAGTCCTCACAACAAACACGCGACCATCAAAAGGTTGTGTTGCCAATCCAATTTCAAAGCTTCAAAGGATGTTCAGGATGAAGTAGCCCTTTGCCACACAGTAATCTGCCTTTTTGTCTCAAGTAGTTTTTGGCAGAAAATTACAGGCTGGGTGGGACTAGAATGGCTTAGCCAGGCGATAACAGCAAAGTTCCTATTCTAATGGCGATCAATTGCTGCAAATCTTTGTTGCTGAAGAAACATCAGAGATTCAAGAACTCGACAGTCACATTTGGATCGTTTAGGTGCAAATTAGGTTTCATTGTGTTACAAAATTTTCGTGCAAACAAAAGATCTCAATTTGATTGTTGTCACCAGCATTTGGATTGGTTGACGTTGGTGGAAAACCATAAAGGCCTTTTAATCCCATCCTAAAAGGAGGTGAAGAAGCATACCGACGATATAAATTGGCGTTTTCCTGAAATCGCCCACGGCTTCAGCAGTTTTCCTCTGCACCAATATGCAACCACAAAAAACCATGCAGATGGACGAATATTTATTTCGACTAATTACAGAGAGGAAATAGATGGTAGAGACTAGCGAGAGGGGGAGGGAAGGTGCCTACGAGTAGATCAACGGATGGGTTGAGCTCCTCCAGAGGCAACTCGGAACCTGCAATGGATCCCCGGAAAATGGAGTCGGACGATAGTATCTGTTCATTGCGAAATCGAAAcagcaaagaaaagaaaagaaagaaacggAGGGATGGTCGTAGCAACGTACTCGGGAAGGCGCGAAGACGATGCAGACGGATGCGGCGCCCGGCGGAgagcgacgccggcggcgtagCGAACGAGAAGCGCCTCGGGGAGACGGTggagggagaaaaaaagaagcctgtcgccgccgccggagctgctcGCATCGCCATGGCGCCTCTCCCGTCCGTCTCGCTCGCTCTTCTCGCAGGTCTTTTCCTCCCCCGTTATCCGCAAGGCGCAGAGCCGAAGGAGGCGAGGCGAACCGAGAACGAACCTCCGCCGTTGATGTGAGCCTGGACGGTGCTAGAATGATCCGCCGCGTGGGCCCCACGTTCCAGCGACCTGTGTTTTCTgaactttttctttgaaccaTTTTATATCTAATCTTTCGGAGAGGGAGGATTTATGTCTTGGTAGATGTGGAGGTGCACTCATCCAACGTTACTAACTTAACAACGTTAACTTGATTCAATCCAAATCATTGCCACGGGAAAACCTCTCCCATCTGCATAAGTATGAACTGTAATTCATGCATCAATTTTTTCATTCAAATAATATACTCCCTCCTTTTCCTTTTACGTAAGTGTGAAGTATCTAACGTCATACATGAGAAGGAAGGAGGCAGCATTTCTTTTCCTAGTCACTTTTACTGATCTTAAAACAAAGGAGGGCACCCTACCATGCAaatgatgaaagaaaaaaaacatcaaaGGGGAGTATGCGCAtaagcaaacaaaaaaagtaTATGTGCACACCACACAATTAAGGGAGAAATCAACTAAGGAAAAACCTTCTTTGGAAATGGTTTTTGGGAAGAACCGGGGAGGGCAGTAGGGGTCAGGGCTAGGTGGTGTTCGCCATGGTTTTGTGGAAATGGCTTTAAGGAAGGAGGGGTTttcaaaagagaaaaagaaaaatattgtaatgtctttgtttttttatatttttattaggTGAACAGTTTATTAGTTCGAGAAGCAGAAATACTACCTAGTTGTGTTCGAATCAGTCTTGTTTAAGTATAAATTGGATCGGATGGATTTAGGTTTTTCTCATAGTTGGATTTAATACATATCATGTTATTAGATTTGGATTCTGAACGTCTAATTTTTGCTACACGTGAGGTACAAATGATGAAGCTCAAAATTAGTTTTAAGAACTAATCCAGTCCAAAGCTAATAAAGCCCAAGACTCACCAAACCTAATCTTTTTCTTATCAGGCTAGGTTATATTTGTAATGTTCATAAGATCGGATGGACGAAACTAGATATTTCGTCCAAAGGCCAAATATAAATAGTGTTTTCATCAATTGGATAAATGAAATTGAATATTTATCCAATGAGTggatgaaaaattcaccagTGGATGAAAACTAAATTTTCATTTGCCCAATAGATGGGTCAAAATCAAGCTTTCGTTTAGGGGGTGGCATTTCATTCATCCAGTGAAAATTCAACTTCATCTGC harbors:
- the LOC117847917 gene encoding probable inactive shikimate kinase like 1, chloroplastic, which translates into the protein MAMRAAPAAATGFFFSPSTVSPRRFSFATPPASLSAGRRIRLHRLRAFPSSELPLEELNPSVDLLRKTAEAVGDFRKTPIYIVGTDCTAKRNIGKLLANSIIYRYLCSEELLEDVLGGKDALRAFKESDEKGYLEVETEGLKQLTSMGSLVLCCGDGAVMNSTNLGLLRHGVSIWIDVPLEMAANDMLKSTGTQATTDPDSFSQAMSKLRQQHDDLKERYGISDITVSVQNVASQLGYSSVDSVTLEDMVLEIVRQIERLIRTKAMMEAAGKPF
- the LOC117847919 gene encoding uncharacterized protein, producing MARSLALVALLLVGLAAAASASDAPFVVAHKKVSLSRPKPGVERVAVSLDLYNHGSATAYDVTINDDSWPTEAFELVTGEKSKTLERLDPGATASHTFVLETKTQGRFQGSPAVITYRVPTKTALQEAYSTPIFPLDILAERPPEKKFEWAKRLVMKYGSLVSVVSFVGLFIYLVASPSKSSSKASKKRR